From the genome of Spirochaetaceae bacterium, one region includes:
- a CDS encoding sulfatase produces MPRPNILFVIADDHAPAAISSYGPSQVATPNLDRLAAEGVRFDNCFCTNSICTPARATVLTGKYSHTTGIRTLSDVIDHTRERTLGMMLHDAGYQTAALGKWHLGHGGNSDPAGFDHWSVLPVQGKYVDPEFHQAAGTVTRRGYVTDILADMALDWLRARDPDRPFFLYLGNKAPHDPFTYDAAHADLFAGRDLPEPPTLRDDYQGRAAAAARSTQKVATAHLRNHVPDPPPPGLTGDELLRWNYQSFMKGYLRCVASVDDNIGRLLAWLDEAGLADDTLVVYTSDHGFFLGDHGFYDKRFMYEESIRIPLLVRGPGVTRPGLADDHMVLNVDFAPTVLDLAGVPTPDDMPGRSLRPLLAGEPAGDWRTSMYYRYWMHGAHFDVAAHYGVRTETHKLIYYYGDPLDAAGAVGDPTPPEWELFDLQRDPQELVNVYDDPAYAAVRAELAAELERLRAEVGDTA; encoded by the coding sequence ATGCCCAGGCCCAACATCCTGTTCGTCATTGCCGATGATCACGCGCCGGCGGCGATCTCCAGCTACGGTCCCAGCCAGGTGGCCACGCCCAACCTGGACCGCCTGGCGGCGGAAGGGGTGCGCTTCGACAACTGCTTCTGCACCAACTCGATCTGCACGCCGGCGCGGGCCACCGTGCTCACCGGCAAGTACAGCCACACCACCGGCATCCGCACCCTGAGCGACGTCATCGACCACACCCGCGAACGCACGCTCGGCATGATGCTGCACGACGCCGGCTACCAGACCGCCGCCCTCGGCAAGTGGCACCTCGGCCACGGCGGCAACAGCGACCCGGCCGGCTTCGACCACTGGAGCGTGCTGCCGGTGCAGGGCAAGTACGTCGACCCGGAGTTTCACCAGGCGGCCGGCACCGTGACCCGGCGCGGCTACGTGACCGACATCCTGGCCGACATGGCGCTCGACTGGCTGCGCGCCCGCGACCCCGACCGCCCGTTCTTCCTCTACCTCGGCAACAAGGCGCCGCACGACCCGTTCACCTACGACGCCGCGCACGCCGACCTGTTCGCCGGCCGCGACCTGCCGGAGCCGCCTACCCTGCGCGACGACTACCAGGGCCGCGCAGCCGCCGCCGCGCGCAGCACGCAGAAGGTGGCCACCGCGCATCTGCGCAACCACGTGCCAGATCCGCCGCCGCCCGGCCTCACCGGCGACGAGCTGCTGCGCTGGAACTACCAGTCGTTCATGAAGGGCTACCTGCGCTGCGTGGCCTCGGTGGACGACAACATAGGGCGCCTGCTCGCCTGGCTCGACGAGGCCGGCCTGGCCGACGACACGCTGGTGGTGTACACCTCCGACCACGGCTTCTTCCTCGGCGACCACGGCTTCTACGACAAGCGCTTCATGTACGAGGAGTCGATCCGCATCCCGCTCCTGGTTCGCGGGCCGGGCGTCACGCGGCCCGGCCTGGCCGACGACCACATGGTGCTCAACGTCGATTTCGCGCCCACCGTGCTCGACCTGGCGGGGGTGCCGACCCCGGACGACATGCCGGGCCGCAGCCTGCGCCCGCTGCTCGCCGGCGAGCCGGCCGGCGACTGGCGCACCTCCATGTACTACCGCTACTGGATGCACGGCGCCCACTTCGATGTCGCCGCCCACTACGGCGTGCGCACCGAGACCCACAAGCTCATCTACTACTACGGCGACCCGCTCGACGCCGCCGGCGCGGTCGGCGATCCCACGCCGCCGGAATGGGAGCTGTTCGACCTGCAGCGCGACCCGCAGGAATTGGTGAACGTGTACGACGACCCCGCCTACGCCGCCGTGCGTGCCGAGCTGGCCGCCGAACTCGAACGCCTGCGCGCCGAGGTGGGCGACACCGCGTAG
- a CDS encoding Uma2 family endonuclease, giving the protein MAEPPTTAARPSTEHHAPPLEFPGCRPVPMTRAEIEHCERRIEYWDAATETAMVCDPVSVYHEQPGQVLAALLRTIAHLRGAPIATFGASDLLLRDAHGAWRRILEADQSVYLHPRTTRPEGARIEVGSDTLPDVVLEVDNTTDVRRGKLSLYESWGFPEVWVEVPDQYSPSRPVGLHPGLTIYLLEHGSFRTAASSRALPGWTAEEIHLALNEREVSYATMAALRRIGRTLGAVQGTGPDDDPLLSALRRESRAEGHAEGHAEGHAEGHAEGHAEGHAEGHAEGHAEGHAEGRAEGRAAARAEMRLEAVRQVLTSRGVPVPAALALHLTRPPAISTAALMQAALQCDDADHFLSLIRRQQH; this is encoded by the coding sequence ATGGCTGAACCTCCGACCACCGCTGCCCGGCCGTCCACCGAGCATCACGCACCGCCGCTGGAGTTTCCCGGGTGCCGGCCGGTGCCCATGACGCGCGCCGAGATCGAACACTGCGAGCGCCGCATCGAGTACTGGGACGCCGCCACCGAGACCGCCATGGTGTGCGATCCGGTCTCCGTCTACCACGAACAGCCGGGGCAGGTGCTGGCCGCGCTGCTCCGTACCATTGCCCACCTGCGCGGCGCACCCATCGCAACGTTCGGCGCCTCCGACCTGCTGCTGCGCGACGCCCACGGCGCGTGGCGGCGTATCCTGGAGGCCGACCAGAGTGTCTACCTGCACCCGCGCACCACGCGGCCCGAGGGCGCCAGGATCGAAGTGGGCAGCGACACGCTGCCGGACGTGGTGCTGGAGGTCGACAACACCACCGACGTGCGCCGCGGCAAGCTGTCGCTGTACGAATCGTGGGGCTTCCCGGAGGTGTGGGTCGAGGTGCCCGACCAGTACTCCCCGAGCCGCCCGGTAGGCCTGCACCCGGGCCTGACGATCTACCTGCTGGAGCACGGCAGCTTCCGCACCGCCGCGAGCAGCCGGGCCTTGCCGGGCTGGACGGCGGAGGAGATCCACTTGGCGTTGAACGAGCGCGAGGTGTCGTATGCCACCATGGCCGCGTTGCGCAGGATCGGGCGAACGCTGGGAGCCGTGCAGGGAACCGGCCCGGATGACGACCCGCTGCTGAGCGCCTTGCGCCGCGAGAGTCGTGCGGAGGGCCATGCGGAGGGCCATGCGGAGGGCCATGCGGAGGGCCATGCGGAGGGCCATGCGGAGGGCCATGCCGAGGGCCATGCCGAGGGCCATGCCGAGGGCCATGCCGAGGGCCGTGCCGAGGGACGTGCCGCGGCCAGGGCCGAGATGCGGCTGGAGGCCGTGCGGCAGGTGTTGACGTCGCGGGGCGTGCCGGTACCGGCCGCGCTGGCGCTGCACCTGACCAGACCGCCGGCCATCTCTACGGCGGCGCTGATGCAGGCCGCGCTGCAGTGCGACGACGCCGACCACTTCCTGAGCTTGATACGCCGGCAGCAGCACTGA
- the valS gene encoding valine--tRNA ligase — MTFDPRKLPRHYDAAGREEHFRAWWERAGVYRYDPGHTREQAFVVDTPPPTVSGSLHVGHVFSYTQADVVARYQRMRGKHVFYPMGWDDNGLPTERRVQNYFHVRCEPGLPYEPGLTLPMATGKTFRSPPRAVSRRNFIELCALVTAEDEKAFMSVWQTIGLSVDWHEEYATIGEASRHLAQYSFLDLYRKGHLYSAEAPTMWDVDFRTAVAQAEVQDRPTSGHYHDLAFGVEGSNREIVISTTRPELLAACVGVAAHPDDERYRGLFGKRAVTPLYRARVPIFATDLADPEKGTGILMVCTFGDTTDVQWWQEQKLPLRQIVAPNGRLREVTFGSGEWDSADPEAANRSYAELAGRNLRQARAAIVEQLRRPDGAAAGDRPPLRGEPRPIEHTVRYYEQGDRPLEFITTRQWFVRLTDKRDELIDRGREIQWHPGYMLSRYVNWTENLQFDWCISRQRYFGVPFPVWYPLDAGGAPDYERPLPADDAALPVDPLTDVPPGYQEEQRDQPGGFTAEADVFDTWFTSSLTPQIASGWVRNPERHRQLCPMDVRPQAHDIIRTWAFYTIAKAHLHFDTIPWHHALISGWILDPDRKKMSKSRGNTVTPQQIIETHHADAARYWAASARLGVDTAYDESVFKIGRRLVTKLYNAGKFVAGIVAAARAGGGGEPPHPGMVSEELDRGFLAALRDLVRRAGAAHGEFDYATGLAHTEAFFWDNFTDSYIELAKNRAKGEGGVGEQERASAVATLDFALSVLIRMFAPVLPYITEELWSWDYARRVDDARSVDDARSVGDALNGADPEAGAELPAACSVHRARWPAEAEFAAFRRPDSEASFAAAKSSLAAIHRHKTQSGVSVARAISSMQLAGHSGAIRAVEPVTADVISAVRAEGFELVEDDSLPDGQFVVRDAEFAART; from the coding sequence ATGACCTTCGATCCGCGCAAGCTGCCGAGACACTACGACGCCGCCGGCCGCGAGGAGCACTTCCGCGCCTGGTGGGAACGCGCCGGCGTGTACCGCTACGATCCGGGCCATACCCGCGAACAGGCGTTCGTGGTGGATACCCCGCCGCCCACCGTATCGGGCTCACTGCACGTCGGCCATGTGTTCAGCTACACCCAGGCCGACGTGGTTGCGCGCTACCAGCGCATGCGCGGCAAGCACGTATTCTACCCGATGGGCTGGGACGACAACGGCCTGCCCACCGAACGGCGGGTGCAGAACTACTTCCACGTGCGCTGCGAGCCGGGCCTGCCCTACGAGCCCGGCCTCACGTTGCCGATGGCCACCGGCAAGACCTTCCGGTCGCCGCCGCGCGCGGTTTCACGGCGCAACTTCATCGAGCTGTGCGCCCTGGTCACCGCCGAGGACGAGAAGGCGTTCATGAGCGTGTGGCAGACCATCGGCCTGTCGGTGGACTGGCACGAGGAGTACGCCACCATCGGCGAGGCGAGCCGCCACCTGGCGCAGTACAGCTTTCTCGACCTGTACCGCAAGGGGCATCTCTATAGCGCCGAGGCACCCACCATGTGGGACGTGGACTTCCGCACCGCGGTAGCGCAGGCCGAGGTGCAGGACCGCCCCACCTCCGGCCACTACCACGACCTGGCGTTCGGCGTCGAAGGTTCGAACCGGGAGATCGTGATCTCCACCACCCGTCCCGAGCTGCTCGCCGCCTGCGTCGGCGTCGCCGCCCATCCGGACGACGAGCGCTACCGCGGACTGTTCGGAAAACGCGCCGTCACGCCGCTGTACCGGGCGCGGGTACCGATCTTCGCTACCGATCTCGCCGACCCGGAAAAGGGCACAGGCATCCTGATGGTGTGCACCTTCGGCGACACCACCGACGTGCAGTGGTGGCAGGAACAGAAGCTGCCGCTGCGCCAGATCGTGGCGCCCAACGGACGCCTGCGGGAGGTCACCTTCGGCAGCGGCGAGTGGGACAGCGCCGACCCGGAAGCCGCCAACCGCTCCTACGCCGAGCTGGCCGGCCGCAACCTGCGCCAGGCGCGCGCCGCCATCGTCGAGCAGTTGCGCCGCCCCGACGGCGCTGCGGCCGGCGACCGGCCGCCGCTGCGCGGCGAACCGAGGCCCATCGAGCACACGGTGCGCTACTACGAGCAGGGCGACCGCCCGCTGGAGTTCATCACCACCCGGCAGTGGTTCGTGCGCCTCACCGACAAGCGCGATGAGCTGATCGATCGCGGGCGTGAAATCCAGTGGCATCCCGGCTACATGCTCAGCCGCTACGTCAACTGGACCGAGAACCTGCAGTTCGACTGGTGCATCAGCCGGCAGCGCTACTTCGGCGTGCCGTTCCCGGTCTGGTATCCGCTCGACGCCGGCGGCGCGCCCGACTACGAGCGCCCGCTGCCGGCCGACGACGCCGCGCTGCCGGTGGACCCGCTCACCGACGTGCCGCCGGGCTATCAAGAGGAGCAGCGCGACCAGCCGGGCGGGTTCACCGCCGAGGCGGACGTGTTCGACACCTGGTTCACCAGTTCGCTGACCCCCCAAATCGCCAGCGGCTGGGTGCGCAACCCGGAGCGCCACCGCCAGCTCTGTCCCATGGACGTACGCCCGCAGGCGCACGACATCATCCGCACCTGGGCGTTCTATACCATCGCCAAGGCGCACCTGCACTTCGACACCATCCCCTGGCACCACGCGCTGATCTCGGGATGGATCCTCGACCCCGACCGCAAGAAGATGTCGAAGAGCCGCGGCAACACCGTCACCCCGCAGCAGATCATCGAGACCCATCACGCCGACGCCGCGCGCTACTGGGCGGCCAGCGCCCGCCTGGGGGTGGACACCGCCTACGACGAGTCGGTGTTCAAGATCGGACGGCGGCTGGTGACCAAGCTGTACAACGCCGGCAAGTTCGTGGCCGGGATCGTGGCAGCCGCGCGCGCCGGGGGGGGCGGCGAGCCGCCCCACCCGGGCATGGTGAGCGAGGAGCTGGACCGCGGCTTCCTGGCCGCGCTGCGCGACCTGGTGCGGCGCGCCGGCGCGGCGCACGGGGAGTTCGACTACGCCACCGGGCTGGCCCACACCGAGGCGTTCTTCTGGGACAACTTCACCGACTCCTACATAGAGCTCGCCAAGAACCGTGCCAAGGGTGAGGGCGGCGTCGGCGAGCAGGAGCGCGCGTCGGCGGTGGCCACCCTGGACTTCGCGCTCAGCGTGCTGATCCGCATGTTCGCCCCGGTGCTGCCCTACATTACCGAGGAGCTGTGGTCGTGGGACTACGCGCGGCGCGTGGACGACGCTCGAAGCGTGGACGACGCTCGAAGCGTGGGCGACGCGCTGAACGGGGCCGATCCGGAGGCCGGCGCGGAGTTGCCGGCGGCCTGCTCGGTGCATCGTGCACGGTGGCCGGCGGAGGCCGAATTTGCCGCGTTCCGCCGGCCCGACAGCGAGGCCAGCTTCGCCGCCGCCAAGTCCTCCCTGGCCGCCATCCACCGCCACAAGACGCAGTCCGGCGTGTCGGTGGCGCGCGCCATCAGCTCCATGCAGCTCGCCGGCCACTCCGGCGCCATACGGGCCGTGGAACCGGTTACCGCAGACGTGATCAGCGCGGTGCGCGCCGAGGGTTTCGAACTGGTGGAAGACGACTCGCTGCCGGACGGACAGTTCGTGGTGCGGGACGCGGAATTCGCCGCCCGCACCTGA
- a CDS encoding phytanoyl-CoA dioxygenase family protein, giving the protein MSTTLTAAPDAAAKSAQQNQCTLAPYLLDDLEVVDFIVNGYHVVKPDLRPGLNDAIAAKLDVMERNPGDAICDEVPELNEVLDHPAVRGALVSLAGRNFETMFHRHWHCKEPGTPYMHWHQDGKNRREMGLDKFLGLYYPADVTADMGPTIIVPATHYRNAPTDRMRTYGNIRGQVPLVVEAGTFAITHYDLWHGTAANRSGKRRHMVKFLFSRTAPNEAATWKHDPECMNRLRDWNLREQATDPFNQLTFANPLNVSQSDSYKERAIRRAIWEQLTGEPLG; this is encoded by the coding sequence ATGAGTACGACATTGACCGCGGCCCCGGATGCCGCCGCGAAGAGCGCCCAACAGAACCAGTGCACGTTGGCGCCGTACCTGCTCGACGACCTGGAGGTGGTCGACTTCATCGTGAACGGGTACCACGTCGTGAAGCCGGACCTGCGGCCCGGGCTGAACGACGCCATCGCTGCCAAGCTGGACGTGATGGAGCGCAACCCGGGTGATGCGATCTGCGACGAGGTGCCGGAACTGAACGAGGTGCTCGACCACCCGGCGGTGCGCGGCGCCCTGGTAAGCCTGGCGGGCCGGAACTTCGAGACCATGTTCCACCGCCACTGGCACTGCAAGGAGCCCGGCACCCCCTACATGCACTGGCACCAGGACGGCAAGAACCGGCGTGAGATGGGCCTGGACAAGTTCCTGGGCCTGTATTATCCGGCCGACGTGACCGCGGACATGGGGCCGACCATCATCGTGCCGGCTACCCACTACCGCAACGCGCCCACCGACCGCATGCGCACCTACGGCAACATCCGCGGCCAGGTGCCGCTGGTGGTGGAGGCGGGCACGTTCGCCATCACCCACTACGACCTGTGGCACGGCACCGCGGCCAACAGGTCCGGCAAGCGGCGGCACATGGTGAAGTTCCTGTTCTCGCGCACGGCGCCGAACGAGGCGGCCACCTGGAAGCACGACCCCGAGTGCATGAACCGGCTGCGCGACTGGAATCTGCGCGAGCAGGCGACCGACCCGTTCAACCAGCTCACCTTCGCCAACCCGCTGAACGTGTCGCAGAGCGATTCCTACAAGGAGCGCGCCATCCGCCGGGCCATCTGGGAGCAGCTCACCGGCGAGCCGCTCGGCTAG
- a CDS encoding VOC family protein: MNTRPGRLRHVAPLFFVRDVVAATEYYVRALGFTQPPYWGDPPAFAMPSRDGVVIMLKRAQSGDPIRSNNPGAQSGDGGWDAYVWVDDARALHSEMAAAGAEVAYGPQLQESYGNWEFAVRDRDGYLVAFGSDADTE; encoded by the coding sequence ATGAACACGCGACCGGGCCGGCTGCGCCACGTGGCGCCGCTGTTCTTCGTGCGCGACGTGGTGGCCGCCACCGAGTACTACGTGCGCGCGCTCGGGTTCACGCAGCCGCCCTACTGGGGAGATCCGCCCGCCTTCGCCATGCCCAGCCGCGACGGTGTCGTGATCATGCTGAAGCGGGCGCAGAGCGGCGATCCGATACGCAGCAACAACCCCGGCGCGCAGTCGGGCGACGGAGGTTGGGACGCCTACGTGTGGGTGGACGACGCGCGCGCGCTACATAGCGAGATGGCGGCTGCCGGTGCCGAAGTGGCGTATGGCCCCCAGTTGCAGGAGAGCTACGGCAACTGGGAATTCGCGGTGCGCGACCGCGACGGCTATCTGGTCGCCTTCGGCTCCGACGCGGACACGGAGTAG
- a CDS encoding amidohydrolase family protein, giving the protein MIRAIDTHVHFWELAGYRGYDGWFAGRDYLRRDYLPHHLRPELAAVGAEGAVIVGAAPDSHRHNLQWGALCERHADVLGLVGSYGITSPRLGAWLDDYAGKRWFLGIRSQPALPPERWGEDADADRGARELLRRGLVLDILVQHHLIPAVGVFARRHPDLPFVLNHCGLPPFRDGGLEVWERHVRALAALPNVVVKYSSFFLHCHPRCDPDELRRAAGVLFEAFGIERLLWGSNWPPELVGGSYRDAFDTMMDAAPPLSADERRRVLRDNAIRVYQMPVG; this is encoded by the coding sequence ATGATCAGGGCGATCGATACCCACGTGCACTTCTGGGAATTGGCCGGTTACCGCGGCTACGACGGCTGGTTCGCGGGGCGTGACTACCTGCGGCGCGACTACCTGCCGCACCACCTGCGCCCGGAGCTGGCGGCGGTCGGCGCCGAGGGCGCGGTGATCGTGGGGGCGGCGCCCGACTCGCACCGCCACAACCTCCAGTGGGGCGCGCTGTGCGAGCGGCACGCCGACGTGCTCGGCCTGGTGGGCAGCTACGGCATCACCTCGCCGCGCCTCGGCGCGTGGCTGGACGACTACGCCGGCAAGCGGTGGTTTCTCGGTATCCGCAGCCAGCCGGCGCTGCCGCCGGAGCGGTGGGGCGAGGACGCGGACGCCGACCGCGGTGCGCGCGAGCTGCTGCGCCGCGGGCTGGTGCTGGACATCCTGGTGCAGCACCACTTGATTCCGGCGGTCGGGGTGTTCGCGCGGCGCCATCCGGACCTGCCCTTCGTGCTCAACCACTGCGGCCTGCCGCCGTTCCGGGACGGCGGCCTGGAGGTGTGGGAGCGGCACGTGCGCGCGCTGGCGGCGCTGCCCAACGTGGTGGTGAAGTACTCGTCGTTCTTCCTGCACTGCCATCCGCGCTGCGACCCGGACGAGCTGCGCCGCGCCGCCGGGGTGCTGTTCGAGGCGTTCGGCATCGAGCGGCTGCTGTGGGGCAGCAACTGGCCGCCGGAATTGGTAGGCGGCAGTTACCGCGATGCGTTCGACACCATGATGGACGCCGCGCCGCCGCTGTCGGCGGACGAGCGCCGCCGGGTGCTCCGCGACAACGCCATACGTGTGTACCAAATGCCGGTCGGGTAG